From Streptomyces sp. NBC_00237, a single genomic window includes:
- a CDS encoding type II toxin-antitoxin system VapB family antitoxin, translating into MIFKRIGNGRPYPDHGRESTRQWADVAPRPVRLDQLVTTKGQLDLETLLAEDSTFYGDLFAHVVKWQGDLYLEDGLHRAVRAALQQRQVLHARVLDMG; encoded by the coding sequence GTGATCTTCAAGCGCATCGGAAACGGCCGGCCGTACCCCGACCACGGCCGGGAAAGCACCCGGCAGTGGGCGGACGTCGCGCCGCGCCCGGTCCGCCTCGATCAGCTCGTCACCACCAAGGGCCAGCTGGACCTGGAGACCCTCCTCGCCGAGGACTCCACCTTCTACGGCGACCTCTTCGCGCACGTCGTGAAGTGGCAGGGCGATCTGTATCTGGAGGACGGACTGCACCGCGCGGTCCGCGCCGCGCTCCAGCAGCGCCAGGTGCTGCACGCCCGCGTCCTCGACATGGGCTGA
- a CDS encoding LytR C-terminal domain-containing protein: MSMLTPPGMGGKYRITGNAYPRMRRPHRRRRIIVLAVAAVVALSLAGWGTMQLIDVFTGGEKKAVAGAKKPDCKPAATTPALPAKNAGKLPKPAAIKINVYNATVRGGLAKQVADELKKRGFNVVKFENAPKEYDKKVKATALLVGAPTSLEGQLPVLGTQLKGAETKADARGTQEVDFIIGNAFKALDAKKDADTALAALAKPAPAPSGDKC, translated from the coding sequence ATGAGCATGCTGACTCCCCCCGGCATGGGCGGAAAGTACCGCATCACGGGTAACGCCTATCCCCGGATGCGCCGTCCCCACCGCCGTCGCCGGATCATCGTCCTGGCCGTCGCGGCCGTCGTCGCGCTCAGCCTGGCCGGGTGGGGAACGATGCAGCTCATCGACGTCTTCACGGGGGGCGAGAAGAAGGCCGTGGCGGGCGCGAAGAAGCCCGACTGCAAGCCCGCGGCGACCACCCCCGCCCTCCCGGCGAAGAACGCGGGGAAGCTCCCCAAGCCCGCAGCGATCAAGATCAACGTCTACAACGCGACCGTACGCGGCGGCCTCGCCAAGCAGGTCGCCGATGAGCTCAAGAAGCGCGGCTTCAACGTCGTCAAGTTCGAGAACGCGCCCAAGGAGTACGACAAGAAGGTCAAGGCCACCGCCCTGCTCGTCGGTGCGCCCACGTCCCTGGAGGGCCAGCTGCCGGTGCTCGGCACGCAGCTGAAGGGCGCCGAGACCAAGGCCGACGCCCGGGGCACCCAGGAGGTCGACTTCATCATCGGCAACGCCTTCAAGGCCCTGGACGCCAAGAAGGACGCGGACACGGCCCTGGCCGCCCTGGCCAAGCCCGCCCCCGCGCCCTCCGGCGACAAGTGCTGA
- the upp gene encoding uracil phosphoribosyltransferase — MRIHVVDHPLVAHKLTTLRDKRTDSPTFRRLADELVTLLAYEATRDVRTEQVDIETPVVATTGVKLSYPRPLVVPILRAGLGMLDGMVRLLPTAEVGFLGMIRNEETLQAETYATRMPEDLSGRQVYVLDPMLATGGTLVAAIQELIKRGADDVTAVVLLAAPEGVEVMERELAGTPVTVVTASVDERLNENGYIVPGLGDAGDRMYGTAE, encoded by the coding sequence ATGCGGATACACGTCGTCGACCACCCGCTGGTGGCGCACAAACTCACCACGCTGCGCGACAAGCGCACCGATTCCCCCACCTTCCGGCGCCTCGCCGACGAGCTGGTCACCCTGCTCGCGTACGAGGCCACCCGGGACGTGCGCACCGAGCAGGTCGACATCGAAACGCCGGTCGTCGCGACCACGGGCGTCAAGCTGTCCTACCCCCGCCCCCTGGTCGTCCCGATCCTGCGGGCCGGGCTCGGCATGCTCGACGGCATGGTCCGGCTGCTGCCGACCGCCGAAGTGGGCTTCCTCGGCATGATCCGCAACGAGGAGACCCTCCAGGCGGAGACGTACGCGACCCGGATGCCGGAGGACCTCTCCGGCCGCCAGGTGTACGTCCTCGACCCGATGCTGGCGACCGGCGGCACGCTGGTGGCGGCCATCCAGGAGCTCATCAAGCGCGGTGCGGACGACGTCACCGCCGTGGTGCTGCTCGCCGCGCCGGAGGGCGTGGAGGTCATGGAGCGCGAGCTGGCGGGGACGCCGGTGACGGTCGTGACGGCCTCGGTCGACGAGCGCCTCAACGAGAACGGCTACATCGTGCCGGGTCTGGGCGACGCGGGCGACCGCATGTACGGCACCGCGGAGTAG
- a CDS encoding nucleoside deaminase — MTRALAEAAAAARSGDVPVGAVLLSPAGEVLATGHNERELHGDPTAHAEVLAIRRGAEKLNSMAARSASNKGGDGRRAGEWRLNGCTLVVTLEPCTMCAGTIQQSRLERVVYGARDEKAGAAGSLWDLLRDRRLNHRPEVIAGVREEECAEQLTAFFRGR, encoded by the coding sequence ATGACGCGCGCCCTGGCCGAGGCGGCGGCGGCGGCCCGGTCCGGCGATGTGCCGGTCGGTGCCGTGCTGCTGTCCCCGGCCGGGGAGGTCCTGGCGACCGGGCACAACGAACGCGAGCTGCACGGCGACCCGACCGCGCACGCCGAGGTCCTGGCCATCCGGCGGGGCGCGGAGAAGCTGAACAGCATGGCGGCGCGCAGCGCCTCGAACAAGGGGGGTGACGGGCGACGGGCGGGAGAGTGGCGGCTGAACGGGTGCACGCTGGTCGTCACCCTGGAGCCGTGCACGATGTGCGCGGGCACGATCCAGCAGTCGCGCCTGGAGCGGGTCGTGTACGGGGCCCGCGACGAGAAGGCCGGGGCCGCGGGCTCGCTCTGGGACCTGCTGCGGGACCGGCGGCTCAACCACCGGCCCGAGGTGATCGCCGGAGTGCGCGAGGAGGAGTGCGCGGAGCAGCTGACCGCGTTCTTCCGGGGGCGGTGA
- a CDS encoding glucoamylase family protein: MRRILAAVTAVLTSTALLGAAAPAHLADQPPPEEKRAAAGPGVVYPLLSNDPQINKNDLLGDHRIVNGDVIKSAWDGQKGPDGRPGVRRLDYDFAGGGGWYYGEKLWGGSGDNVYLDRDDFFRGVRGRGDEKVTLDRIRLKIKPMGPAGKKVELFIGLQDKAGKKAWHVQEFAAGDAWQTVDLPLDFTDRTVWNAGSPGDVDPKHLVNFLVNEDPAPADGIQKGTILVDDIEFVDSDGTPEDFATASDDRVLELAEKRAFQYFVDYYHEKSGLWQSETTKLWQINISATGYGLSAMAIGEDRGWITRDEALGRVRNTLKKLYEGQRAGSDPEDTVHQNGYRGLYWHWTNSEGKRAFGELSTVDSGFLLMGVQHIREHYRDVPDVVDMATKITERVDWDWMTDKRPGKVPFPYFSWYPDSFCTARIKPEERIPAAGGHGCHLDEHWDRPTDEGFVVQLQAAGSTTHPAPTDAWFAWSRERRAYKGIELVPTFEGSMFAYMFTHGWIDFKRLGKETLPGQQDQAVDWAENTGLAAKAARQFAIDQHDVLPDIMTEYGKDAWGRSDADGPPADPDDAEKNGSYRVYGSPPLRGGHVHSDNTLQPHAAGSVVPFLPAESIAAVRHFMQVPGVWHPRLGLNYSYTRKALSAAELGEAYEKNKKPGTSAEDAAEDKAFEQKNAADHPGLPWYARKLSGMSQGGMMLAIDNHLHQGKVQRDTMRSPDLRRAICAPWPNDVVCKDSDLEVTVAPAGSVAEKGKPHKVSVSVTNKGPDAAVDAVVAITPGPGLTLTGAAADGKIPALAVGATVTREIEVTGSVPGDVKVDAAVTSVETIDKVAANDKASGPFEVVDAPVVPPVEQRSDVGTRVTAPSGDAETGKPYRVLVTFANHGPDAAKDAVVKINPGAGLAPAGEIEWKVPALAVGQSVTREVEVTGSAPGEGSVTASLGSLGTVDPTPGNDTGTVTFGVKNPVVVQPVAFGKADVRVTVRAERTAVAVGERVGVTVTASNKGPAKAENVSVRVEGGSGLTLATSRAAAPQSWTVGDLPPGGSASRVYVTTAGRTGAAPLTATVTGSNVHRPGPVDDDRAHLTFQVGQAPVAVRPKPVGQAPVGPTTGGHKPGPGLPGPQAARVRALPQAGSRAGSQAESRAGSRAQVQYVQPVSGSSGSGTHRTLASGGVGVDPAVWAVGALLCFGLGTTVYRAASGSRGGARHRRR, from the coding sequence ATGCGACGGATTCTGGCTGCCGTGACGGCGGTGCTGACCAGCACCGCTCTCCTGGGCGCAGCCGCACCAGCCCATCTGGCGGACCAGCCGCCTCCGGAGGAGAAGCGGGCCGCCGCAGGGCCGGGAGTGGTCTATCCGCTGCTCTCCAACGACCCGCAGATCAACAAGAACGACCTCCTGGGCGACCACCGGATCGTCAACGGCGACGTCATCAAGAGCGCCTGGGACGGGCAGAAGGGCCCCGACGGGCGACCCGGCGTACGCAGGCTGGACTACGACTTCGCGGGCGGCGGCGGCTGGTACTACGGCGAGAAGCTGTGGGGCGGCAGCGGTGACAACGTCTACCTCGACCGGGACGACTTCTTCCGCGGCGTGAGGGGCCGGGGCGACGAGAAGGTCACGCTGGACCGGATCCGGCTGAAGATCAAGCCGATGGGTCCGGCGGGCAAGAAGGTCGAGCTGTTCATCGGGCTCCAGGACAAGGCGGGCAAGAAAGCCTGGCACGTCCAGGAGTTCGCGGCCGGGGACGCCTGGCAGACGGTCGACCTGCCGCTGGATTTCACCGACCGGACGGTGTGGAACGCCGGTTCGCCCGGCGACGTCGATCCGAAGCACTTGGTGAACTTCCTCGTCAACGAGGACCCGGCGCCCGCCGACGGCATCCAGAAGGGCACGATCCTGGTCGACGACATCGAGTTCGTCGACAGCGACGGGACGCCGGAGGACTTCGCCACCGCTTCCGACGACCGCGTGCTGGAGCTCGCCGAGAAACGGGCCTTCCAGTACTTCGTGGACTACTACCACGAGAAGAGCGGGCTCTGGCAGTCCGAGACGACCAAGCTCTGGCAGATCAACATCTCGGCGACCGGATACGGTCTGAGCGCGATGGCGATCGGCGAGGACCGGGGCTGGATCACCAGGGACGAGGCGCTGGGCCGCGTACGGAACACGCTGAAGAAGCTCTACGAGGGCCAGCGGGCCGGGTCCGACCCCGAGGACACCGTCCACCAGAACGGGTACCGGGGGCTGTACTGGCACTGGACCAACAGCGAGGGCAAGCGCGCCTTCGGCGAGCTGTCGACGGTCGACTCCGGATTCCTGCTGATGGGCGTCCAGCACATCCGCGAGCACTACCGGGACGTGCCGGACGTCGTGGACATGGCAACGAAGATCACCGAGCGGGTCGACTGGGACTGGATGACGGACAAGCGGCCGGGGAAGGTGCCGTTCCCGTACTTCAGCTGGTACCCGGACTCCTTCTGCACTGCGCGGATCAAGCCGGAGGAGCGGATTCCGGCGGCGGGCGGGCACGGCTGTCACCTGGACGAGCACTGGGACCGGCCGACCGACGAGGGCTTCGTCGTGCAGTTGCAGGCGGCCGGGTCGACGACGCATCCGGCGCCGACCGACGCCTGGTTCGCGTGGTCGCGGGAGCGGCGTGCGTACAAGGGCATCGAGCTGGTGCCGACCTTCGAGGGCTCGATGTTCGCGTACATGTTCACGCACGGCTGGATCGACTTCAAAAGGCTCGGCAAGGAAACCCTGCCGGGGCAGCAGGACCAGGCGGTCGACTGGGCGGAGAACACCGGGCTCGCGGCGAAGGCGGCGCGGCAGTTCGCCATCGACCAGCACGACGTGCTGCCGGACATCATGACGGAGTACGGGAAGGACGCCTGGGGCCGCAGTGACGCGGACGGGCCGCCGGCCGACCCGGACGACGCGGAGAAGAACGGCAGTTACCGGGTCTACGGGTCGCCCCCGCTGCGCGGCGGGCACGTCCACAGCGACAACACGCTCCAGCCGCACGCGGCCGGTTCGGTCGTTCCCTTCCTCCCGGCCGAGTCGATCGCTGCCGTACGGCACTTCATGCAGGTGCCCGGGGTCTGGCACCCGCGCCTCGGGCTCAACTACTCGTACACGCGCAAGGCGTTGAGCGCGGCGGAGCTGGGAGAGGCGTACGAGAAGAACAAGAAGCCGGGGACGAGCGCGGAGGACGCCGCCGAGGACAAGGCGTTCGAGCAGAAGAACGCCGCCGACCATCCGGGACTGCCCTGGTACGCGCGCAAGCTGTCCGGGATGAGCCAGGGCGGCATGATGCTCGCCATCGACAACCACCTGCACCAGGGCAAGGTGCAGCGCGACACGATGCGCAGCCCCGACCTGCGGAGGGCGATCTGCGCGCCCTGGCCGAACGACGTGGTCTGCAAGGACTCCGACCTGGAGGTCACGGTCGCCCCGGCCGGGTCCGTGGCCGAGAAGGGCAAGCCGCACAAGGTGAGTGTCAGCGTCACCAACAAGGGGCCCGACGCCGCCGTGGACGCGGTCGTGGCGATCACGCCGGGTCCGGGGCTGACCCTGACCGGGGCCGCCGCGGACGGGAAGATTCCGGCGCTCGCCGTGGGTGCGACCGTCACGCGCGAGATCGAGGTGACCGGCTCCGTACCCGGTGACGTGAAGGTCGACGCGGCGGTGACGTCGGTGGAGACCATCGACAAGGTGGCGGCCAACGACAAGGCGTCCGGTCCTTTCGAGGTCGTGGACGCGCCGGTCGTGCCGCCGGTGGAGCAGCGGAGCGACGTCGGGACGCGGGTGACCGCCCCGTCAGGCGACGCCGAGACCGGCAAGCCGTACAGGGTCCTGGTCACCTTCGCCAACCACGGCCCGGACGCGGCGAAGGACGCCGTCGTGAAGATCAACCCGGGTGCCGGGCTCGCGCCCGCCGGGGAGATCGAGTGGAAGGTTCCGGCGCTGGCCGTCGGACAGTCGGTGACCCGCGAGGTCGAGGTGACGGGCTCCGCGCCGGGCGAGGGCTCGGTCACCGCGTCGCTGGGCTCGCTCGGCACGGTCGACCCGACGCCGGGGAACGACACCGGGACCGTCACCTTCGGGGTGAAGAACCCGGTCGTCGTACAGCCGGTGGCCTTCGGGAAGGCGGACGTACGGGTCACGGTGCGCGCCGAGCGGACCGCCGTCGCGGTCGGCGAGCGCGTCGGGGTCACGGTGACCGCGTCCAACAAGGGCCCGGCGAAGGCCGAGAACGTGTCCGTACGGGTCGAAGGGGGCTCCGGGCTCACCCTGGCCACGAGCCGCGCCGCGGCCCCGCAGAGCTGGACCGTGGGCGACCTTCCGCCGGGCGGCAGCGCCAGCCGGGTGTACGTCACCACGGCGGGCCGCACGGGCGCGGCACCGCTCACCGCGACCGTCACGGGCAGCAACGTGCACCGCCCGGGGCCGGTGGACGACGACAGGGCACACCTGACGTTCCAGGTCGGGCAGGCGCCGGTGGCCGTACGGCCGAAGCCGGTCGGACAGGCGCCGGTCGGGCCGACGACCGGCGGGCACAAGCCGGGGCCCGGCCTGCCGGGGCCGCAGGCCGCCCGGGTCAGGGCCCTGCCCCAGGCCGGATCCCGGGCCGGGTCCCAGGCCGAGTCCAGGGCCGGATCCCGGGCCCAGGTCCAGTACGTCCAGCCGGTCTCCGGCAGCAGCGGCAGCGGCACCCACCGCACCCTCGCCTCGGGCGGCGTCGGCGTCGACCCGGCGGTGTGGGCGGTCGGCGCGCTGCTCTGCTTCGGACTCGGTACGACCGTCTACCGGGCGGCGTCCGGATCCCGAGGGGGCGCCCGGCACAGGCGGCGGTAG
- a CDS encoding Dabb family protein has translation MIRHLVLFKLNEGVSRDEERVQAGAKAFAELEGVIPELEFWECAWNITDRPIAYDFAINSAVADADALKRYIEHPAHQAAAGQWREFATWVIADYPF, from the coding sequence GTGATCCGCCATCTGGTCCTCTTCAAGCTCAACGAGGGCGTCTCCCGCGACGAGGAGCGCGTGCAGGCCGGCGCGAAGGCGTTCGCCGAACTCGAAGGGGTCATTCCGGAGCTGGAGTTCTGGGAGTGCGCCTGGAACATCACCGACCGCCCGATCGCGTACGACTTCGCCATCAACTCGGCCGTGGCGGACGCCGATGCGCTGAAGCGCTACATCGAGCACCCGGCCCACCAGGCCGCCGCGGGACAGTGGCGGGAGTTCGCCACCTGGGTCATCGCGGACTACCCCTTCTAG
- a CDS encoding RNA polymerase sigma factor SigF — protein MTVPASTAPQAPPHQAQTSQQHQEPHQPPEPLQPSEPPLVETPDRVPGTPAARTRGADTRALTQVLFGQLKGLAPGCGEHSRVRAALIEANLPLVRYAAARFRSRNEPMEDVVQVGTIGLINAIDRFDPDRGVQFPTFAMPTVVGEIKRYFRDNVRTVHVPRRLHELWVQVNGATEDLTTAHGRSPTTAEIAERLRITEEEVLACIEAGRSYHATSLEAAQEGDGLPGLLDRLGYEDPALAGVEHRDLVRHLLVQLPEREQRILMLRYYSNLTQSQISAELGVSQMHVSRLLARSFARLRSANRIEA, from the coding sequence GTGACTGTGCCGGCCAGTACTGCTCCGCAAGCCCCGCCCCACCAGGCCCAAACGTCTCAGCAGCACCAAGAGCCCCACCAGCCCCCGGAGCCTCTCCAGCCCTCGGAACCACCGCTCGTCGAGACCCCGGACCGCGTTCCCGGCACCCCCGCCGCCCGCACCCGTGGCGCCGACACCCGGGCCCTCACGCAGGTGCTGTTCGGCCAGCTCAAGGGCCTGGCGCCCGGCTGCGGGGAGCATTCCCGGGTACGGGCGGCACTGATCGAGGCGAACCTCCCGCTGGTCCGGTACGCCGCCGCCCGGTTCCGCTCGCGCAACGAGCCGATGGAGGACGTCGTCCAGGTCGGCACCATCGGGCTGATCAACGCGATCGACCGCTTCGACCCGGACCGGGGCGTGCAGTTCCCGACCTTCGCGATGCCCACCGTCGTCGGCGAGATCAAGCGGTACTTCCGCGACAACGTCCGCACCGTGCACGTCCCGCGCCGCCTCCACGAGCTGTGGGTGCAGGTCAACGGGGCCACCGAGGACCTCACCACCGCCCACGGCCGGTCCCCCACGACCGCCGAGATCGCCGAGCGGCTGCGGATCACCGAGGAGGAGGTCCTCGCCTGCATCGAGGCGGGCCGCAGCTACCACGCGACCTCCCTCGAAGCCGCCCAGGAGGGCGACGGGCTGCCAGGACTGCTCGACAGGCTCGGTTACGAGGACCCCGCGCTCGCCGGGGTCGAGCACCGGGATCTGGTCCGCCACCTGCTCGTACAGCTCCCCGAGCGCGAGCAGCGGATCCTGATGCTGCGTTACTACAGCAATCTGACGCAGTCTCAGATCAGCGCCGAGCTGGGCGTTTCCCAGATGCACGTCTCGCGTTTGCTCGCTCGCAGCTTCGCACGTCTGAGGTCCGCAAATAGGATCGAGGCGTAA
- a CDS encoding RNA polymerase sigma factor SigF: MSVEQGSSKVLIKDAPDMLDRAPAITAIPAQPGPAPAPPIVSQPEALDTRTLSRSLFLRLAVLDKDSPERTYVRDTLIELNLPLVRYASARFRSRNEPMEDIVQVGTIGLIKAIDRFDCQRGVEFPTFAMPTVVGEIKRFFRDTSWSVRVPRRLQELRLALTKASDELAQKLDRSPTVPELAAVLGVSEEDVVDGLAVGNAYTASSLDSPSPEDDGGEGSLADRLGYEDTALEGVEYRESLKPLLAKLPPRERQIIMLRFFANMTQSQIGEEVGISQMHVSRLLTRTLSQLREGLIAD, encoded by the coding sequence ATGTCCGTAGAACAGGGCAGTTCGAAGGTGCTCATCAAGGATGCGCCCGACATGCTCGACCGCGCTCCGGCGATCACCGCGATTCCGGCTCAGCCCGGACCCGCACCGGCGCCGCCGATCGTCTCCCAGCCGGAGGCACTCGACACCCGCACGCTGTCCCGCTCCCTGTTCCTGCGGCTCGCCGTCCTCGACAAGGACAGCCCGGAACGCACGTACGTCCGTGACACCCTGATCGAGCTCAACCTCCCGCTCGTGCGGTACGCCTCCGCGCGCTTCCGCTCCCGCAACGAGCCGATGGAGGACATCGTCCAGGTCGGCACCATCGGCCTGATCAAGGCGATCGACCGCTTCGACTGCCAACGCGGCGTGGAATTCCCCACGTTCGCGATGCCGACCGTCGTCGGCGAGATCAAGCGCTTCTTCCGCGACACCTCGTGGTCGGTGCGCGTCCCGCGCCGCCTCCAGGAGCTGCGGCTCGCGCTCACCAAGGCCAGTGACGAGCTCGCCCAGAAGCTGGACCGCTCGCCCACCGTGCCCGAACTCGCCGCCGTACTGGGCGTGTCCGAGGAGGACGTCGTCGACGGCCTCGCGGTCGGCAACGCGTACACGGCCTCCTCGCTCGACTCGCCCTCCCCGGAGGACGACGGCGGCGAGGGCTCGCTCGCGGACCGGCTCGGCTACGAGGACACGGCGCTCGAAGGCGTCGAGTACCGCGAGTCGCTGAAGCCGCTGCTCGCCAAACTCCCGCCGCGCGAACGGCAGATCATCATGCTGCGCTTCTTCGCGAACATGACGCAGTCGCAGATCGGCGAGGAGGTCGGCATCTCGCAGATGCACGTCTCCCGGCTGCTCACCCGTACGCTCTCGCAGCTTCGGGAAGGGCTGATCGCCGACTGA
- a CDS encoding MarR family winged helix-turn-helix transcriptional regulator, producing the protein MAAQSHYEELARQLSAIGAVKRGLGRILPPECPPGSAAVLTLLDRHGEMRLSRLAELMAVDMSVTSRHVTHVAERGWIDRSPDPGDKRSRILRLTPDGEAVLRELSRRTTETLAHTLGDWSDDEVGQLNAMLARLRDSFGDCRSWPPVPFDCTAALTASALPAPALTAPAPGTEALTTSAIPATPA; encoded by the coding sequence GTGGCCGCACAGAGTCATTACGAGGAACTGGCCCGCCAGCTCAGTGCCATCGGCGCGGTGAAACGGGGCCTCGGGCGCATCCTGCCTCCCGAGTGCCCGCCCGGCTCCGCCGCCGTACTCACGCTTCTCGACCGGCACGGCGAGATGAGGCTCAGTCGCCTCGCCGAGCTGATGGCTGTCGACATGTCGGTAACGAGCCGTCACGTCACCCACGTCGCCGAACGCGGCTGGATCGACCGCTCGCCCGACCCGGGCGACAAGCGCTCGCGCATCCTCCGCCTGACCCCGGACGGCGAAGCCGTTCTGCGCGAGCTGTCCAGGCGCACCACCGAAACCCTCGCCCACACCCTGGGCGACTGGTCCGACGACGAGGTCGGACAGCTCAACGCGATGCTCGCCCGCCTGCGCGACAGCTTCGGCGACTGCCGTTCCTGGCCGCCCGTGCCGTTCGACTGCACCGCCGCACTCACCGCCTCAGCGCTCCCCGCCCCGGCACTCACCGCCCCGGCACCCGGCACCGAGGCGCTCACGACTTCCGCGATACCCGCAACACCCGCGTAA